The Pelmatolapia mariae isolate MD_Pm_ZW linkage group LG9, Pm_UMD_F_2, whole genome shotgun sequence genome has a segment encoding these proteins:
- the LOC134634919 gene encoding sorting nexin-7-like, which translates to MSGHTVPADFSEHMLDLDEDEDLEVFTKNTSLPDGSPLPNSPSSMVNQYRLEDDDEGKEDANTKDIFVTVDHPESQVTAIETFILYRVVTRTTRSDFDSSEYEVRRRYQDFVWLRSKLEEKHPTLIVHPLPEKFVMKGMVERFNDDFIETRRRALHRFLNKISEHPILSYSQHFQVFLTAQDLAPHRKQGPGFLSRMGETVRAVANSVRGLRSRPEEFAVMQEYVDDFSNKMCCMDKVTQRIVKEQREYVDELKQYSPTYARWGELEEELTEPLKGVASCVVECSKEAEEHVQHLSEVLVPALHEYVLCAETLKAVMRRRDNIQAEFEAKNEALLTRKAEQEALQEEVDVLADRMEQANNSLKGDWVRWQHSMKTDLRSAFISAAEKNVEYYEKCLAVWESFLVSQRAESSGGQEDVA; encoded by the exons ATGAGCGGGCACACGGTCCCCGCAGACTTCTCAGAACACATGCTGGACCTGGACGAGGACGAGGACCTGGAGGTTTTCACCAAG AATACTTCCCTGCCAGATGGAAGCCCCTTACCCAACTCTCCCAGCTCCATGGTCAACCAGTACAGACTGGAGGACGATGATGAGGGCAAAGAGGATGCCAACACTAAGGACATCTTCGTCACCGTCGACCACCCAGAGAGCCAAGTGACGGCGATCGAGACGTTCATCTTGTACAGAGTGGTGACCAGG acCACTCGGAGTGACTTTGACTCCAGTGAGTACGAGGTACGGCGACGCTACCAGGATTTTGTGTGGCTCCGTAGCAAACTAGAAGAAAAGCACCCCACACTAATCGTCCAC CCCCTCCCAGAGAAGTTTGTTATGAAAGGCATGGTGGAGCGCTTCAACGACGACTTCATTGAGACGAGGAGGAGAGCCCTGCACCGCTTCCTCAACAAGATATCCGAGCATCCCATCCTGTCCTACAGCCAGCACTTCCAAGTCTTCCTCACTGCACAG GATCTGGCACCTCACAGGAAACAGGGACCGGGCTTCTTGAGCAGGATGGGGGAGACGGTGAGAGCGGTGGCCAATTCGGTCCGAGGCCTCAGAAGCCGGCCTGAGGAGTTCGCTGTGATGCAGGAGTACGTGGACGACTTCAGTAACAAGATGTGCTGCATGGACAAAGTCACCCAGAGGATCGTCAAGGAACAAAGAG AGTATGTGGACGAGTTGAAGCAGTACAGCCCCACCTACGCCCGGTGGGGGGAGTTGGAGGAGGAGCTGACGGAGCCGTTGAAGGGCGTGGCCAGCTGTGTGGTGGAGTGCAGTAAGGAAGCAGAAGAGCACGTCCAGCATCTGTCTGAGGTCCTGGTCCCTGCCCTGCACGAGTATGTCCTCTGCGCTGAAACGCTGAAG GCTGTGATGAGACGGAGAGACAACATCCAGGCAGAGTTTGAAGCCAAGAACGAGGCTCTGCTGACCAGGAAAGCAGAGCAGGAAGCA CTTCAGGAGGAGGTGGATGTCCTGGCAGATCGGATGGAGCAGGCCAACAACAGCCTGAAGGGAGACTGGGTCCGCTGGCAGCACAGCATGAAGACTGACCTCAGATCAGCCTTCATCTCTGCTGCAGAGAAGAACGTGGAGTACTACGAGAAG TGTCTGGCGGTGTGGGAGTCGTTCCTGGTGTCACAGAGAGCAGAGTCCAGCGGAGGCCAGGAAGACGTTGCTTAA